One Astyanax mexicanus isolate ESR-SI-001 chromosome 3, AstMex3_surface, whole genome shotgun sequence genomic region harbors:
- the znf750 gene encoding zinc finger protein 750, with protein sequence METPPERKPKKPHYIPRPPGKPFKYQCFQCPFTCNIKSHLFNHMKYNLCKNSISLVSQRGEQTGRSAKVPQCSNPTSQIIAAGPSRLAKPSPTQPGNKIQVERITDLTGEEVQEGVQKTRAENGTSPAKTSQETATELNKAESSDQEACIENGIKHTSTSAFSPVPRKSESETQSLLRQKAEDPSLLQVPPSFHVLPNWGQQTTTPPLKPLVPQSIGDYPPYVMPERPPHALYQPYLSSQNSSHRLTHQDHQRPLVPAPLLPPNPSLIPPYHYRYSQSFLPVPPLPYNLYSVHEQPPSLQALRYLPVEMYPHGFDPRIYGGYSYLHPGSYSRQAEARGSQQHGGDRTTRQSPLAGCAASGSPDRPSTVDLTQKNMINTEHAIQGQQLQSSCQSSDCTSSRQGPIADLSRSSACSQRQESGVEKQKRDNIQNTTLQRHSSFSSEEAEDEESNDEGAPLNLSKRNQNVPTAANHDSDINSNSDSSEEEDVPLNLCLRAQSCSQTQPAPTGTEVPEQTGSKNGQPYEQALISPTEQDQSERRHSAAFALCQLASSSNVSASDSPSTPQEVSEDQKSSQQLSIQDTTHMNDPKKNTPSQGQKRASNGTTKKTSKRPRLKEPVRAQRKRMQNC encoded by the exons ATGGAAACTCCGCCAGAAAGAAAGCCAAAGAAACCCCACTACATCCCCCGTCCTCCAGGCAAGCCCTTCAAATACCAGTGCTTCCAGTGTCCCTTCACTTGCAACATCAAGTCCCATCTCTTCAACCACATGAAGTACAACCTGTGCAAGAACTCCATCTCTCTGGTGTCTCAGCGAGGGGAGCAGACAGGAAGATCTGCCAAAGTTCCACAATGCAGCAACCCAACCAGTCAGATCATAGCGGCAGGACCTTCAAGGCTTGCTAAACCGAGCCCAACCCAGCCGGGCAACAAAATACAAGTGGAAAGGATCACAGACTTGACTGGCGAAGAGGTGCAAGAGGGAGTCCAGAAGACGAGAGCAGAAAACGGAACGAGTCCTGCGAAGACAAGTCAAGAAACTGCCACAGAGCTGAACAAAGCTGAAAGCAGTGATCAGGAAGCATGCATAGAAAACGGGATCAAGCACACTTCCACGTCTGCCTTCTCTCCAGTGCCACGGAAATCCGAAAGCGAGACTCAATCTTTGCTTCGGCAAAAAGCAGAAGATCCCTCTCTTCTGCAAGTCCCTCCTTCCTTCCACGTACTGCCAAACTGGGGTCAGCAAACCACTACTCCACCCCTTAAACCTCTTGTACCCCAATCGATTGGAGACTATCCTCCATACGTGATGCCTGAAAGACCACCTCATGCCCTCTACCAACCGTACCTTTCAAGCCAGAATAGTTCCCATCGCCTGACTCACCAAGACCACCAGAGACCTTTGGTGCCAGCACCTCTTCTTCCACCCAATCCATCCCTGATCCCTCCATACCACTACAGATACAGCCAATCCTTTCTTCCAGTCCCACCGCTACCTTACAACCTTTATTCTGTTCATGAGCAGCCTCCATCCTTGCAAGCACTGAGGTATCTTCCAGTGGAGATGTACCCTCATGGCTTTGATCCCAGGATCTACGGAGGGTACAGCTATTTGCACCCAGGCTCCTACAGCAGGCAAGCTGAAGCGAGGGGGAGCCAGCAACATGGAGGTGACCGGACAACACGGCAGAGTCCATTGGCAGGTTGTGCCGCTTCTGGGTCACCAGACAGGCCTAGTACTGTAGATTTAACCCAGAAGAACATGATCAACACTGAGCACGCAATCCAAggacaacaactgcaatcaagctgcCAATCTTCAGACTGCACCTCTTCCAGACAGGGGCCAATCGCAGACTTGTCTAGGAGTTCCGCATGTAGTCAACGGCAAGAGAGCGGCGTAGAAAAGCAAAAAAG ggACAACATACAAAACACCACCCTACAAAGACACTCCAGCTTCTCTTCAGAAGAAGCAGAAGATGAGGAGAGCAACGATGAAGGAGCTCCTCTAAATCTATCGAAAAGGAATCAGAACGTACCCACCGCAGCCAACCACGACTCTGATATCAACTCTAACTCAGACAGCAGTGAAGAAGAGGATGTTCCTCTCAACCTCTGTCTCCGTGCCCAATCCTGCAGCCAGACCCAGCCTGCTCCAACAGGCACAGAGGTTCCAGAACAAACGGGTAGCAAGAACGGTCAGCCCTATGAACAAGCGTTAATAAGTCCAACTGAACAAGATCAGAGCGAGCGCAGGCACTCGGCAGCTTTTGCGTTGTGCCAGCTAGCCAGTTCTAGTAACGTAAGTGCTTCCGACAGTCCATCGACTCCACAAGAAGTCTCGGAAGACCAAAAAAGCTCCCAACAACTTTCCATTCAGGACACTACTCACATGAATGACCCCAAAAAGAACACTCCATCCCAGGGGCAGAAACGAGCAAGCAATGGAACCACGAAAAAGACCAGCAAGAGACCAAGGTTGAAGGAGCCAGTTCGGGCGCAAAGAAAACGGATGCAGAACTGCTGA